The Ziziphus jujuba cultivar Dongzao chromosome 7, ASM3175591v1 genome includes a region encoding these proteins:
- the LOC107405186 gene encoding pectinesterase — protein MESSKKMTRKWDRVSGRAFIFFSVSAFLFASFLINKSLGIRRDQTLAHHAYPLSHPIIKNACTTTLYPSLCFTVLASVPSADNFTTFHHFLEKTINQTVKYVASNHQNIKGLSTRQDLNLQEKNALRDCLEMLEQTLYELREAIEDLHDYHASKAYFNGPNGNLKTLLSAAMTNQNTCVDGVLELEEFDSENQKGIKDHLQDLLSPTTQMMSNCLGVINYMETKTQQEILNDREISITKIPKNGFPVWMTPGERNLMQKTPNMMPNIIVANDGSGDYETIGEALEMAPNRSKKRFVIKIKAGIYIENLEINREKTNIMLVGDGMNLTIITGSRSFADGFSTFTSATLTVTGDKFLAMDLTIKNTAGGRKFQAVAARVTSNSAFYRCNFVSYQDTLYAHSLRQFYRECTIQGTIDFIFGNAAAVFQNCLIIVRKPIPGQTNMITAQGRTDPNQNTGISLQNCTILAAPNFKVSDRKKFTTFLGRPWRNYSRTMVMKSYLGDVIDPQGWCKWDEYSTVDTVDYIEHLNYGPGSDTKNRVTWGGYRSNCSERVARKFTVGFFLHGAGDWLESTGFPLFYGS, from the exons ATGGAGTCCTCAAAGAAAATGACAAGAAAGTGGGACAGAGTGAGCGGCAGAGCATTCATCTTTTTCTCCGTATCAGCGTTTCTTTTTGCTTCCTTCTTGATAAACAAATCTTTAGGCATCAGAAGAGATCAAACATTGGCCCACCATGCATATCCACTTTCACATCCAATCATCAAGAATGCTTGTACCACCACTCTTTACCCTTCTTTATGCTTCACGGTCCTCGCTTCTGTTCCCTCCGCTGACAATTTCACAACTTTCCATCATTTTCTCGAGAAAACCATCAACCAAACGGTGAAATACGTTGCAAGCAACCATCAGAACATCAAAGGACTCTCAACACGTCAAGACTTGAATCTCCAGGAAAAGAATGCGCTCAGAGATTGCCTGGAGATGTTAGAACAAACCCTTTATGAACTAAGAGAGGCCATTGAAGACCTCCATGATTACCATGCATCCAAAGCGTACTTTAATGGCCCAAATGGCAACCTCAAGACCCTTCTCAGTGCAGCCATGACGAATCAGAACACATGCGTTGATGGGGTTCTAGAATTGGAAGAATTTGATTCAGAAAACCAAAAGGGTATAAAAGATCACCTCCAAGACTTGCTTAGTCCTACAACTCAAATGATGAGTAATTGTTTGGGAGTGATCAATTACATGGAGACAAAAACCCAGCAAGAAATCTTGAACGACAGAGAAATTTCAATTACCAAAATTCCAAAGAATGGGTTCCCAGTGTGGATGACACCCGGTGAGAGAAATCTCATGCAAAAAACACCAAACATGATGCCAAATATAATTGTCGCCAATGATGGAAGTGGGGATTATGAGACTATAGGTGAGGCATTGGAGATGGCTCCTAACAGAAGCAAAAAAAGATTTGTGATCAAAATAAAGGCAGGAATATACATTGAGAATCTGGAGATCAACAGGGAAAAGACTAACATTATGCTAGTTGGAGATGGAATGAATTTAACCATAATCACAGGGTCTAGAAGCTTTGCGGATGGGTTTTCCACGTTCACTTCAGCAACTCTAA CTGTAACTGGGGACAAATTCCTAGCCATGGACTTAACAATCAAGAACACAGCAGGTGGGCGAAAGTTCCAGGCAGTCGCTGCAAGAGTGACCTCAAATTCTGCCTTTTATCGCTGCAACTTTGTCTCATATCAAGACACCCTTTATGCTCATTCACTCCGCCAATTCTATCGTGAATGCACGATCCAAGGCACAATAGATTTCATCTTTGGAAACGCAGCGGCAGTGTTCCAAAACTGTTTGATAATTGTTCGCAAACCAATTCCAGGTCAGACAAACATGATCACTGCTCAAGGGAGAACAGACCCAAATCAAAACACTGGCATTTCGTTACAAAACTGTACCATTTTGGCCGCACCAAATTTCAAGGTGTCTGATAGGAAAAAATTCACAACTTTCTTGGGTCGGCCTTGGAGAAACTATTCAAGAACTATGGTGATGAAGAGCTATTTAGGAGACGTGATAGATCCACAGGGATGGTGCAAGTGGGACGAATATAGCACAGTGGACACTGTAGATTACATTGAGCACTTGAATTATGGACCTGGTTCTGATACCAAAAACAGGGTTACCTGGGGAGGGTACAGAAGTAATTGCAGTGAAAGAGTTGCAAGGAAGTTCACAGTTGGGTTTTTTTTGCATGGAGCAGGGGACTGGTTAGAGTCAACTGGGTTTCCACTCTTTTATGGCTCATAA